A single Muntiacus reevesi chromosome 9, mMunRee1.1, whole genome shotgun sequence DNA region contains:
- the DGAT2 gene encoding diacylglycerol O-acyltransferase 2 — MKTLIAAYSGVLRGTGSSILSALQDLFSVTWLNRSKVEKQLQVISVLQWVLSFLVLGVACSVILMYTFCTDCWLIAVLYFTWLVFDWNTPKKGGRRSQWVRNWAVWRYFRDYFPIQLVKTHNLLTSRNYIFGYHPHGIMGLGAFCNFSTEATGVSKKFPGIRPYLATLAGNFRMPVLREYLMSGGICPVNRDTIDYLLSKNGSGNAIIIVVGGAAESLSSMPGKNAVTLRNRKGFVKLALRHGADLVPIYSFGENEVYKQVIFEEGSWGRWVQKKFQKYIGFAPCIFHGRGLFSSDTWGLVPYSKPITTVVGEPITIPKLEHPTQQDIDLYHAMYMEALVKLFDQHKTKFGLPETEVLEVN; from the exons GCACTGGCTCCAGCATCCTCTCCGCCCTCCAGGACCTGTTTTCTGTCACTTGGCTCAATAGGTCCAAGGTAGAGAAGCAACTCCAAGTCATCTCGGTGCTACAATGGGTCCTGTCTTTCCTCGTGCTGG GAGTGGCCTGCAGCGTCATCCTCATGTACACATTCTGCACCGATTGCTGGCTCATCGCGGTGCTCTACTTCACCTGGCTGGTGTTTGACTGGAACACACCCAAGAAAG GTGGCAGGAGGTCACAGTGGGTCCGAAACTGGGCTGTGTGGCGCTACTTTCGAGACTACTTTCCCATTCAG CTGGTGAAGACACATAACTTATTGACCAGCAGGAACTACATCTTTGGGTACCATCCCCATGGCATCATGGGCCTGGGTGCCTTCTGCAACTTCAGCACAGAGGCCACAGGAGTGAGCAAGAAGTTCCCTGGCATAAGGCCCTACCTGGCCACGCTGGCCGGCAACTTCCGGATGCCAGTGCTGCGGGAGTACCTGATGTCTGGAG GCATCTGCCCAGTGAACCGGGACACCATAGACTACTTGCTTTCAAAGAATGGGAGCGGCAATGCCATCATCATCGTGGTGGGGGGTGCGGCTGAGTCCCTGAGCTCCATGCCCGGCAAGAATGCAGTCACCCTGCGCAATCGCAAGGGCTTTGTGAAACTGGCCCTGCGCCATGG AGCTGACCTGGTTCCCATCTACTCCTTTGGGGAGAATGAGGTGTACAAGCAGGTGATCTTTGAGGAGGGCTCCTGGGGCCGATGGGTGCAGAAGAAGTTCCAGAAGTACATTGGCTTCGCCCCATGCATCTTCCATGGTCGAGGCCTCTTCTCCTCCGACACCTGGGGGCTGGTGCCCTACTCCAAGCCCATCACCACTGTCG TGGGTGAGCCCATTACCATCCCCAAGCTGGAGCACCCGACCCAGCAGGACATCGACCTGTACCACGCCATGTACATGGAAGCCCTGGTGAAGCTCTTCGACCAGCATAAGACCAAGTTTGGCCTCCCGGAGACCGAGGTCCTGGAGGTGAACTGA